The following proteins come from a genomic window of Vicinamibacterales bacterium:
- a CDS encoding NADH-quinone oxidoreductase subunit N, protein MISSSFDAIIPILCVALAGLVVLLAEAFRGRDEKMPIGGLAIIGLIGAGAASILLWNRNATSFGVVTADNFSLFVNLVLVVVGILTVMFSSQTIDRDRLPAGEYYAIMLFAIVGMMLMGQATDLLVIFLALETMSLAVYVLTGIRREQQQSTEAAFKYFLLGAFASAFFLYGVAFLYGVTGSTNLDRIGTVIAAQSMSGNPMILLGVGMLIVGFAFKVAAVPFHMWSPDAYEGAPAVVTGFMSTGVKAAAVAAFVRVFLSALEPMIADWAPVLWVIAAATMILGTVVGVAQTSLKRMLAYSSIAHGGYILAGLVAGNDVGKAAILFYLAAYAVTNLGAFGVIALLGTRERANDDLRDYAGLFHSHPALATLMTFFLLSLGGFPPTAGFIAKWYVFSAAIGSGYYGLAIIGVLSSVVSVFFYLRIVVMMYMTERDARPVPPPITNVAYAGLILSLIGVLYLGVLPSAIIDFAQASISTIF, encoded by the coding sequence ATGATCAGTTCCTCCTTCGACGCCATCATCCCGATTCTGTGCGTGGCCCTGGCCGGCCTGGTGGTCCTGCTGGCGGAAGCGTTCCGCGGGCGCGACGAGAAGATGCCGATTGGCGGGCTCGCCATCATCGGCCTGATCGGCGCCGGCGCGGCCTCGATCCTGTTGTGGAACCGCAACGCCACCAGCTTCGGCGTGGTGACGGCCGACAACTTCTCGCTGTTCGTGAACCTGGTGCTGGTGGTTGTCGGCATCCTGACGGTGATGTTCTCGTCGCAGACCATCGACCGCGACCGGCTGCCGGCCGGCGAGTACTACGCCATCATGCTGTTCGCCATCGTCGGCATGATGCTGATGGGGCAGGCCACCGACCTGCTGGTGATCTTCCTGGCGCTCGAAACCATGTCGCTTGCCGTCTACGTGCTGACCGGCATCCGGCGCGAGCAGCAGCAGAGCACCGAAGCGGCGTTCAAGTACTTCCTGCTGGGCGCGTTCGCCAGCGCCTTCTTCCTCTACGGCGTGGCGTTCCTCTACGGCGTCACCGGCAGCACCAACCTCGATCGCATCGGCACCGTGATTGCCGCCCAGTCGATGAGCGGCAACCCGATGATCCTGCTGGGCGTCGGGATGTTGATCGTCGGCTTCGCCTTCAAGGTGGCGGCGGTGCCGTTCCACATGTGGTCGCCCGACGCCTACGAAGGCGCGCCGGCGGTGGTGACCGGCTTCATGTCCACGGGCGTGAAGGCGGCGGCGGTGGCGGCGTTCGTGCGCGTGTTCCTGTCGGCGCTCGAGCCGATGATTGCCGACTGGGCGCCGGTGCTGTGGGTGATTGCGGCGGCGACGATGATCCTCGGCACGGTGGTCGGCGTGGCGCAGACCAGCCTCAAGCGCATGCTGGCGTATTCGAGCATCGCGCACGGCGGTTACATCCTGGCGGGCCTGGTCGCCGGCAACGACGTCGGCAAGGCCGCCATCCTGTTCTACCTGGCCGCCTACGCCGTGACCAACCTCGGCGCCTTCGGCGTCATCGCGCTGCTGGGCACGCGCGAGCGCGCCAACGACGACCTGCGCGACTACGCCGGCCTGTTCCACAGCCACCCGGCCCTGGCCACGCTGATGACGTTCTTCCTGCTGTCGCTGGGCGGCTTCCCGCCGACCGCGGGTTTCATCGCCAAGTGGTACGTGTTCAGCGCCGCGATTGGCTCCGGCTACTACGGGCTCGCCATCATCGGCGTGCTGTCGAGCGTGGTCTCGGTGTTCTTCTACCTGCGCATCGTGGTGATGATGTACATGACCGAGCGCGATGCGCGCCCGGTGCCGCCGCCGATCACCAACGTGGCGTATGCCGGCCTGATCCTGTCGCTGATCGGCGTGCTCTACCTCGGCGTGCTGCCGTCGGCCATCATCGACTTCGCTCAGGCGTCAATCAGCACCATCTTCTGA